The Meiothermus ruber DSM 1279 genome includes the window TGGTTCGAGAAGATTCAGCCGCTGGGGGTGGTCAACGGCTCACTCGAGCTAGGGGTACCCACCAGCTTCTTCAAAGGCTGGATTGAGGACCACTATGCCGAGCTGCTCACCGAAGCACTGGCCCGTCTGGGGGCCCAGGCACCTCGCTTCGAGCTCAAGGTAATTCCAGGAAAGCCTGTTCAGGAGGATATTTTTTCTGCATCCACCCCCAACAAACCCCAAGAGGCGCGCGCCCGGCTCAATCCCAAGTACATCTTCGAGAATTTTGTGGTGGGGCAGAACAACAACCTTGCCCACGCGGCGGCAGTCGCGGTCGCCGAGTCTCCCGGTAACGCGTACAATCCGCTATTCATCTATGGTGGCGTAGGCCTCGGCAAAACCCACCTGATGCACGCGGTGGGGCACTCGGTAGCCCAGCGTTTCCCTGATAAAAAAATCGAGTATGTCTCCACCGAGACCTTTACCAACGAGCTTATCAATGCCATCCGCGAGGACCGCATGAGCGAGTTCCGCGACCGCTACCGCTCGGTGGATCTGCTGCTGGTAGACGATATTCAGTTTATCGCCGGCAAGGAGCGCACCCAGGAGGAGTTTTTCCATACCTTCAACGCTCTTTATGAGGCCCGGAAGCAGATTATTCTGTCGTCAGACCGGCCCCCTAAAGATATCCTGACCCTCGAGGCCCGCCTGCGCAGCCGCTTCGAGTGGGGATTGATTACCGATATCCAGCCCCCCGACCTCGAGACCCGGGTAGCCATCCTCAAGATGAACTCCGAGTATCGCAATATGCGCGTTCCTGAGGAGGTACTGGAGTACATCGCCAGGCAAATTACCTCCAACATCCGCGAGCTCGAGGGCGCCCTGATGCGGGTGATCGCCTACGCCTCACTCAACGGCGTACAGCTCAGCAAAGCAGTAGCCATCAAGGCTCTGTCCGATGTGTTTGCAGCCACTGAGAGTGGCCTGGCTCCAGAAGAAATCCTCAAAGCTGTGGCCGAGCATTACAACCTCAGGCCGGAGGAGATACGCGGTGCAGGCCGACGTAAAGAGGTCGTGATTCCTCGTCAAATTGCCATGTACCTGATCCGCGAAATGACCCATGCCTCGCTACCGGAAATTGGGCAGTTCTTCGATGGGCGCGACCATACCACAGTGCTGTACGCCATCCAAAAGATTCAGGAGAGCCTGGATACCGAGCCTAACCTCCAACAAACCCTCAAAAGCATTCGTGAGCGCTTGCGTTAGGTTAGCCAACTGCTTCTCGTATCGGCTGGGTAATTAAATAACATAATCACCAGGCCTGGAACTGTGGATAAATTAATTAGCCCTGTGGATAACTCTGTGGATAACTTGTGGATAACCCTGTGGATAGACCTGTGGATAAGTGCGTCTACGCCGAGCCTGTGGATAAGTGCCCTGTTTTTCCACAGCTTGTCCACAGGTTATGCACAATTTTCCACACCTTTTATCCACAGGCCAAATTCGATACCCATGCGGGTTTAGAAGCCCTTATCCACATATCCACAGCCCCTACTACTACTACTACTGATTTTAAAAATTTTTAAGAGAAGTAGGATTCTTAAATTTCAGCGTCGACCAGTTTTCACAAACCCATACCCACTCAAGAAGGCCCCGCAGGAAGCACCAACCCAATTTCGGCGAACAGGGTTGGCTGTTAGAATAACTAGGCTGACCGGGGCCGTACTTCACACCC containing:
- the dnaA gene encoding chromosomal replication initiator protein DnaA — translated: MTQNTVWQNVLEYVRQSITEVEYHTWFEKIQPLGVVNGSLELGVPTSFFKGWIEDHYAELLTEALARLGAQAPRFELKVIPGKPVQEDIFSASTPNKPQEARARLNPKYIFENFVVGQNNNLAHAAAVAVAESPGNAYNPLFIYGGVGLGKTHLMHAVGHSVAQRFPDKKIEYVSTETFTNELINAIREDRMSEFRDRYRSVDLLLVDDIQFIAGKERTQEEFFHTFNALYEARKQIILSSDRPPKDILTLEARLRSRFEWGLITDIQPPDLETRVAILKMNSEYRNMRVPEEVLEYIARQITSNIRELEGALMRVIAYASLNGVQLSKAVAIKALSDVFAATESGLAPEEILKAVAEHYNLRPEEIRGAGRRKEVVIPRQIAMYLIREMTHASLPEIGQFFDGRDHTTVLYAIQKIQESLDTEPNLQQTLKSIRERLR